A single region of the Salicibibacter cibi genome encodes:
- a CDS encoding Na/Pi symporter, with product MEYSLLIMIVYIFIFLFGVALIRTGLGQSPPKHVRVLIVNSTLHPFAGFLVGFAATALLQSSSAVMVLAVSLVAAGIIPFRQTIGIMLGSNVGTTLTLEILVFSGETLGLFSIAAGILCLLSRTRKLFLPGTILCGVGCMFLAMDGMSSWGQELTGHGWTDWLLENEGMSAGTAVLGGTIIATIIQSSTATIAIGIQMYANDFIQLDAAIAIMMGANIGTCLTAVLAALGAKRGAMQTAMANVFLNIGGVLLFLPLIGIFSHIITTLAVDPAAQVAHASVIFNLICSLLVLPFVNPFASFIERLTGGTER from the coding sequence ATGGAATATTCACTGCTGATCATGATCGTATATATTTTCATTTTCCTTTTTGGCGTTGCACTTATCCGGACTGGCCTTGGCCAATCTCCCCCTAAACATGTGCGGGTATTAATTGTTAACAGCACGCTTCATCCATTTGCCGGCTTTCTCGTTGGTTTTGCGGCTACGGCACTGTTGCAGAGCAGTTCCGCTGTGATGGTGCTGGCTGTCAGTCTTGTGGCAGCCGGCATTATCCCTTTTCGCCAAACCATCGGCATCATGCTCGGCAGTAATGTTGGAACGACATTAACGCTTGAGATCCTTGTTTTTTCCGGTGAAACGCTCGGATTGTTTTCAATAGCGGCCGGCATCCTTTGTCTATTGTCGCGGACACGTAAGCTATTTCTTCCGGGAACGATTCTTTGTGGGGTTGGTTGCATGTTTCTCGCAATGGATGGCATGAGTTCCTGGGGACAAGAGCTCACAGGACACGGATGGACAGATTGGCTTCTGGAAAATGAAGGAATGTCAGCGGGTACAGCAGTTCTGGGCGGAACAATCATCGCGACCATTATTCAATCAAGTACAGCAACAATCGCAATCGGGATTCAAATGTATGCCAACGATTTTATTCAATTGGATGCCGCGATTGCCATTATGATGGGCGCCAATATCGGGACATGCCTCACAGCCGTTCTTGCGGCTCTAGGTGCCAAGCGCGGAGCCATGCAAACGGCGATGGCCAACGTTTTCCTAAATATCGGAGGCGTCCTACTGTTCTTGCCTTTGATCGGGATATTCTCACACATTATCACGACGCTTGCAGTTGACCCGGCGGCGCAAGTGGCCCATGCTTCAGTTATTTTTAACCTTATCTGCTCGCTCTTGGTGCTGCCGTTTGTGAACCCATTTGCTTCTTTCATTGAACGATTAACCGGGGGTACTGAAAGGTAA
- the rpsU gene encoding 30S ribosomal protein S21 — translation MAETRIRKNESLDSALRRFKKDVSKSGTLAEVRKRKHYEKPSVKRKKKSEAARKRK, via the coding sequence ATGGCTGAAACACGTATACGTAAAAATGAGTCACTCGATTCAGCTCTGCGACGTTTTAAGAAAGACGTGTCCAAAAGCGGGACATTGGCTGAGGTTCGTAAACGGAAACATTATGAAAAGCCAAGCGTGAAACGAAAGAAAAAATCGGAAGCGGCTCGCAAACGAAAGTAA
- a CDS encoding NfeD family protein, which yields MGRHVRILFFLFLMIAAGMMMPFFSGAQSDNATVHFIPVEQTVESGLEAFLDRSITEATEEGTDHIVLEIDTPGGTVDAAGNIAEIIQNAEVPITAYVTSEALSAGAYIALNADNIMMDPSAQMGDAAVVDGSGNTAGDKAQAAWESNMEIAAQSNEHDRDPEYARAMADPDELLTMSAEQASDVGYAEDVVTDREEVLDYLGLEDAEQVESEVSLAEQLTRWVTNPMIIPILLAVGGVGLIMELFTPGFGLPGLVGLGSLGLFFFGHLFAGFAGMEAVILLILGLMLIVAEIVFTGFGIFGVLGLASIIGSVFMASFDTTQILFSVLIALVVVVIATVLLFKYFGKIGFMQKLVLQNASEPSGDADETASDDELIGQIGRSLTPLRPSGLMVLAGEHFDVVADGAYVEADSEVRVISVSGPRIVVRAVH from the coding sequence ATGGGAAGACATGTACGCATCTTATTCTTTCTGTTCCTCATGATTGCAGCAGGAATGATGATGCCGTTTTTCTCTGGTGCACAAAGCGATAACGCCACCGTTCATTTCATCCCTGTGGAGCAGACGGTTGAAAGTGGGTTAGAGGCATTTCTTGACCGTTCGATTACGGAGGCAACGGAAGAAGGCACCGACCACATCGTCCTTGAAATTGATACACCGGGCGGCACTGTTGACGCGGCCGGAAATATCGCAGAGATTATCCAGAATGCAGAAGTGCCCATTACGGCCTACGTCACCTCTGAAGCTTTGTCGGCGGGGGCATACATTGCACTTAATGCGGATAACATTATGATGGATCCGAGTGCACAGATGGGTGATGCAGCTGTTGTAGATGGATCGGGCAATACGGCCGGTGACAAAGCGCAGGCAGCTTGGGAGTCGAACATGGAGATTGCAGCCCAAAGCAATGAGCACGATCGCGATCCGGAGTATGCGAGAGCGATGGCGGATCCGGATGAACTGCTGACAATGAGTGCAGAACAAGCGTCGGATGTCGGTTACGCCGAGGACGTCGTCACCGATCGCGAAGAAGTGTTGGATTATTTGGGATTGGAAGACGCTGAACAGGTCGAATCCGAAGTCAGTCTTGCTGAACAGTTGACACGTTGGGTGACAAACCCGATGATTATTCCGATATTGCTGGCCGTCGGAGGCGTCGGTTTAATCATGGAGTTGTTTACGCCCGGGTTTGGATTGCCGGGATTAGTCGGCTTAGGATCGTTGGGGCTATTTTTCTTTGGCCATTTATTTGCCGGTTTTGCAGGAATGGAAGCGGTTATCTTACTCATTCTGGGATTGATGTTAATCGTTGCGGAAATAGTTTTCACCGGCTTTGGCATATTTGGAGTGCTGGGGCTGGCATCTATTATCGGAAGTGTGTTCATGGCCTCGTTTGACACGACACAAATTCTGTTTTCTGTCTTAATTGCCTTGGTCGTGGTCGTTATTGCGACAGTGTTGCTTTTTAAGTATTTCGGTAAAATCGGATTTATGCAAAAACTTGTATTGCAGAATGCTTCGGAACCTTCCGGAGACGCGGATGAAACGGCTTCAGATGATGAGCTCATCGGCCAAATCGGCCGATCGTTGACGCCTTTGCGCCCTTCGGGCTTGATGGTGCTCGCAGGGGAACATTTCGATGTTGTCGCTGACGGTGCTTACGTGGAAGCTGACAGTGAGGTGAGAGTCATATCTGTGTCCGGCCCGCGTATTGTTGTAAGGGCTGTTCATTAA
- the floA gene encoding flotillin-like protein FloA (flotillin-like protein involved in membrane lipid rafts), which translates to MPTEIITLVAIAVVVIVLGILFTFIPVGLWIAAWAANVRIGIFQLVGMRLRRIVPKRVVNPLVKAKKAGLDLKLNKLEGHYLAGGNVDRVVNALIAAHRANIELTFERAAAIDLAGRDVLEAVQMSVNPKVIETPFIAGVAMDGIEIKALSRITVRANIDRLVGGAGEETIIARVGEGIVSTIGSSEDHKAVLENPDMISQTVLSKGLDSGTAFEILSIDIADIDIGKNIGAQLQTDQAEADKKIAQAKAEERRAMAVAQEQEMNARVEEMRARVVEAEAEVPQAMAEALRSGNLGVMDYYNLQNVEADTDMRKHIGSATKDDDEDIRDPHKGLD; encoded by the coding sequence GTGCCAACAGAAATCATTACACTCGTAGCGATTGCCGTTGTTGTTATCGTTCTCGGGATTCTCTTTACGTTTATTCCGGTCGGCCTATGGATTGCTGCCTGGGCAGCTAACGTAAGAATCGGGATTTTCCAACTGGTCGGCATGCGTTTGCGGCGCATCGTGCCGAAACGTGTCGTCAACCCGTTGGTAAAAGCTAAAAAGGCAGGTTTGGATTTAAAACTGAATAAACTGGAAGGCCACTATTTGGCGGGAGGTAACGTTGACCGCGTCGTCAATGCTTTAATTGCCGCTCACCGTGCCAATATTGAATTGACATTTGAGCGTGCCGCAGCGATTGACCTCGCCGGGCGCGATGTCCTCGAAGCCGTTCAAATGAGCGTTAACCCGAAAGTAATTGAAACTCCTTTTATTGCCGGTGTAGCGATGGACGGGATTGAAATTAAAGCGTTATCCCGGATTACCGTACGGGCCAACATTGACCGTCTCGTCGGGGGCGCCGGTGAAGAAACGATTATTGCCCGTGTGGGCGAAGGGATTGTTTCTACCATCGGTTCCAGCGAGGATCATAAAGCAGTGCTTGAAAATCCTGATATGATCTCGCAAACCGTATTGAGTAAAGGGCTTGATTCCGGAACCGCCTTCGAAATTCTTTCTATTGATATTGCCGATATTGATATCGGGAAAAATATCGGCGCTCAATTACAAACGGATCAAGCAGAGGCTGACAAGAAAATTGCACAGGCGAAAGCGGAAGAACGCCGCGCCATGGCTGTAGCCCAAGAACAAGAAATGAATGCCCGCGTTGAAGAAATGCGAGCCAGAGTTGTTGAGGCCGAGGCCGAAGTTCCACAGGCAATGGCGGAAGCTTTACGCTCCGGAAACCTGGGTGTTATGGATTACTACAATTTGCAGAATGTGGAAGCTGACACCGATATGAGAAAGCATATCGGAAGTGCGACAAAGGACGATGACGAAGATATCAGGGATCCCCACAAAGGTCTGGATTAA
- the yqfC gene encoding sporulation protein YqfC, producing the protein MRRLSRQINKWLTKGMEVPADVTMGVPRVTMIGHLHVYIENHRGILSFTPQLIIVRLSEGKLEVKGQDLYIKAILPEELVLEGTIEQVTHLGRGEEV; encoded by the coding sequence GTGAGGCGACTGTCAAGACAGATCAATAAGTGGCTGACGAAAGGGATGGAAGTACCGGCAGATGTCACGATGGGGGTGCCGAGGGTGACGATGATCGGTCATCTGCACGTTTATATAGAAAATCACCGAGGCATTCTTTCTTTTACTCCTCAACTCATAATCGTCCGTCTTTCTGAAGGGAAGTTGGAAGTTAAGGGGCAAGACTTGTATATTAAGGCTATTTTGCCTGAAGAGTTGGTTCTTGAAGGAACGATCGAACAAGTCACACATTTGGGGAGAGGTGAGGAGGTTTGA
- the yqfD gene encoding sporulation protein YqfD: MFKKNPDWLGLVEMKVEGEALETFINQCVKNSISLTEIRRTSSGKKLQATIRIADVKRLRTVAKMTNVSVRFGKRRGLYLLTRQGRRRFGFIIGILAFCTVLVLLSQLVWRVDIEGASPGIEHEIEAWAADIGLQPGQPQWELPPEAEIQQRVSEEVPGATWIGVERQGTTYQFHVVEQHLAEEEDEVAPRNLVATKNGVIRDIYVEHGRAEVAPNAYVEEGDVLISGLIGREESDEEDMEEIAAIGDVHAETWYRGTIELPLEISGEVFTGERTRSLDLQLFGNEWTFWGQDAESLFERHHVTTDQLRIPLYFTDIPLPIERTSYEEKAIVTRTYEEEELAEIAKQLGERQLLRNLDSDAEILSENILQEQRDSGKVKLSILYEVEEDIAREAPITQGD, encoded by the coding sequence ATGTTTAAGAAAAACCCGGACTGGCTAGGCTTAGTAGAGATGAAGGTCGAAGGGGAAGCGCTTGAAACGTTCATCAATCAATGTGTGAAAAACAGTATTTCCTTAACGGAAATCAGGCGGACAAGCAGCGGCAAGAAACTGCAGGCAACGATACGAATTGCAGACGTTAAACGATTGCGCACTGTAGCGAAAATGACGAATGTATCGGTACGCTTTGGCAAGCGGCGCGGACTTTATTTACTCACCCGCCAGGGGCGACGCCGATTTGGCTTTATTATAGGAATTTTGGCATTTTGCACTGTGCTTGTTCTTCTTTCCCAACTTGTATGGCGAGTGGACATTGAAGGTGCGTCTCCGGGAATTGAACATGAAATTGAAGCGTGGGCAGCTGACATAGGGCTTCAGCCCGGACAGCCCCAGTGGGAGTTGCCGCCGGAAGCGGAGATCCAGCAACGAGTGAGCGAAGAAGTCCCGGGAGCCACGTGGATCGGCGTTGAACGGCAGGGGACAACTTATCAATTTCACGTCGTTGAGCAGCATCTCGCGGAAGAGGAAGATGAGGTTGCGCCGCGGAATCTTGTGGCAACCAAAAATGGGGTTATTCGGGATATTTATGTCGAGCATGGACGGGCAGAAGTGGCGCCGAACGCCTATGTGGAAGAAGGAGACGTGCTTATTTCCGGTTTGATTGGCCGTGAAGAAAGCGACGAGGAAGATATGGAAGAAATCGCGGCTATCGGAGACGTTCATGCAGAAACATGGTATCGCGGAACGATTGAATTGCCGTTGGAAATTAGCGGAGAAGTATTTACAGGAGAACGCACGAGAAGCCTTGATTTGCAGTTATTTGGAAATGAGTGGACATTTTGGGGGCAAGATGCCGAATCTTTATTTGAACGTCATCATGTAACAACGGATCAACTTCGAATCCCTTTATATTTCACGGACATTCCATTGCCGATAGAGCGCACGAGCTATGAAGAGAAAGCGATTGTTACACGGACGTATGAGGAAGAAGAGTTGGCGGAGATTGCAAAACAATTAGGGGAGCGGCAGTTATTGCGCAACTTGGATAGCGATGCGGAAATTTTATCAGAAAATATTTTACAGGAGCAAAGGGACAGTGGTAAAGTAAAGTTGTCCATTCTTTACGAGGTTGAAGAAGATATTGCGAGAGAAGCGCCTATCACACAAGGGGATTGA
- a CDS encoding PhoH family protein: MTDRKVIDLHVQDTAELQTLFGPNDVHIKRVEEQLQVSIVIRGEALVVSGDGESIATIERVFAQLLQLVRRGTVLGERDIIYAIQLDGQGQLDKLNHIYQETIATNAKGKPITVKTLGQQDYVSAIRKYDMVFGLGPAGTGKTFLAVVMAVSALKAGSVQRIVLTRPAIEAGENLGFLPGDLKEKVDPYLRPLYDALHDIFGTEHTSRLMERGTIEVAPLAYMRGRTLDDAFVILDEAQNTTPEQIKMFLTRMGFGSKMIVNGDLTQVDLPKGKKSGLRMAIDILKEVSDIAFVYLKGADVVRHTIVQRVLEAYEKFEDDQSSK; encoded by the coding sequence GTGACCGATCGAAAAGTCATTGATTTACATGTACAGGATACAGCTGAATTGCAAACGCTGTTCGGACCCAATGACGTTCATATCAAGCGCGTGGAAGAGCAACTGCAAGTTTCTATCGTCATTCGCGGCGAAGCGCTGGTCGTGAGTGGAGATGGGGAAAGCATCGCTACCATTGAACGCGTATTTGCTCAATTATTGCAACTTGTACGTAGAGGAACAGTGCTCGGTGAGCGTGATATCATCTACGCAATCCAACTGGACGGTCAAGGACAGTTGGACAAGCTAAACCATATTTATCAAGAAACAATCGCGACCAATGCCAAAGGTAAACCGATAACGGTGAAAACGCTCGGGCAGCAAGATTATGTGAGCGCTATCCGCAAATACGACATGGTGTTTGGGCTAGGCCCCGCCGGCACCGGCAAAACGTTTTTAGCGGTCGTAATGGCGGTTTCCGCTTTAAAAGCGGGCAGTGTACAACGGATCGTTCTTACACGCCCGGCGATTGAAGCAGGAGAAAATCTGGGGTTTCTCCCCGGAGATCTGAAAGAAAAAGTCGATCCTTATTTGCGCCCGCTGTATGATGCGCTCCATGATATTTTTGGCACCGAACATACATCGCGATTGATGGAACGAGGAACGATAGAAGTTGCTCCCCTTGCTTATATGCGAGGCCGTACGCTCGATGATGCATTTGTCATTCTTGATGAAGCACAAAACACTACTCCCGAACAGATAAAAATGTTTCTGACACGAATGGGATTTGGATCCAAAATGATCGTGAATGGCGATTTAACACAGGTCGATTTGCCAAAAGGGAAAAAATCGGGCTTACGCATGGCGATCGACATCCTCAAAGAAGTAAGTGACATCGCTTTTGTATATTTGAAAGGGGCCGACGTTGTTCGCCATACAATCGTGCAACGTGTGCTTGAGGCCTATGAAAAGTTTGAAGACGATCAATCTTCAAAGTGA
- a CDS encoding HD family phosphohydrolase has translation MTANKNKKQKLQTPGTRHRSVRVSLFLLLGILLYVSMLDNVQPEQLDVSLSEPAPEDIRSPITVEHEALTAEREQAALDELDPSYVHRNDYVLMQTEKINTVFELATEFQAEDADDTSSVDIQVEQLQETLEEEMDQRLPEETLEILLDESEEQLMIGRDAARNAVHEVMNEELAVDDVPVAREEAEERVSMSMGNSQLQNASADIASHMVTANYIYDDENTAERREEALDEVEPVLIREGELLAEEGEIIDAEIYEQLNLTGLLDDDFSPFPYLGLLLFVGMIVAMVAFYATQTSSPLRYSNQALFLYVLVFFIMLATMKIMSVLNLFDMEGILWVTPVALGTMLLAQLLSYRVALYTAVLLALAGSVIFNGEATGNFHATFMVYALFSGLAGVFFLGKTPQIAKILQSGVFIALMNALTVTAFYFLSNVPIVLESYGLEIGFAVGSGFLAAVLTLGFLPFFETGFNILSKTKLIELSNANQPLLRKILLEAPGTYHHSVMVANLSEAACEAIGTNGLLARVGAYYHDLGKTKRPQYFIENQMKIGNPHERLSPDVSAQIIIDHPYDGARMLEAHNFPKQIVDFAKEHHGTTLLKYFYHKAKEKDMKPDEADYRYPGPKARFKESAVLGVADSVEAAVRSMDAPTGEKIEKLVNDIIRDRLIDGQFDECDLTMKEISIVANTMCETLRGTFHSRIEYPENSEGEKEKSANGDSY, from the coding sequence ATGACAGCAAATAAAAATAAAAAGCAGAAATTGCAAACGCCCGGCACTCGCCATCGAAGCGTGCGTGTTAGTTTATTTTTACTGCTGGGCATTCTTCTTTATGTATCCATGTTGGACAACGTCCAGCCTGAACAACTGGACGTCTCCCTCTCCGAACCTGCCCCTGAAGATATTCGTTCCCCTATTACCGTTGAACATGAAGCGCTAACGGCTGAACGCGAACAGGCAGCATTGGATGAGCTTGACCCTTCGTACGTTCATCGAAATGACTATGTATTGATGCAAACGGAGAAAATCAACACGGTTTTTGAACTGGCAACAGAATTTCAAGCGGAAGATGCTGATGATACGTCGTCCGTCGACATCCAAGTGGAGCAATTGCAAGAAACGCTTGAAGAAGAGATGGATCAGCGACTGCCGGAAGAGACGCTTGAAATATTGCTGGATGAAAGCGAAGAACAACTGATGATTGGACGGGACGCCGCTCGGAATGCTGTCCATGAAGTGATGAATGAGGAGCTCGCTGTCGATGATGTTCCTGTCGCCAGGGAAGAAGCAGAGGAACGTGTTTCCATGTCAATGGGGAACTCACAGTTGCAGAACGCGAGTGCAGACATTGCCAGCCATATGGTAACGGCCAATTACATATATGATGATGAAAATACCGCGGAGCGCAGAGAAGAAGCGCTTGACGAAGTGGAACCGGTGCTTATTCGCGAAGGAGAACTGCTTGCCGAGGAAGGCGAAATCATTGATGCGGAAATTTATGAACAGTTGAACCTGACAGGTTTATTGGATGATGATTTTTCTCCGTTTCCTTATTTGGGTTTGTTGCTGTTTGTCGGAATGATCGTTGCCATGGTTGCTTTTTACGCTACGCAAACGAGTTCTCCCCTTCGTTATAGCAATCAGGCGCTTTTCCTGTATGTCCTCGTGTTTTTTATTATGCTGGCAACGATGAAAATCATGAGTGTGCTCAATCTGTTCGACATGGAAGGGATTTTGTGGGTCACGCCGGTCGCCCTCGGGACGATGCTTCTTGCCCAATTGCTCTCTTACCGGGTTGCGCTTTATACCGCTGTCTTGTTGGCTTTGGCCGGGAGTGTCATTTTCAATGGGGAAGCAACAGGCAACTTTCACGCTACGTTTATGGTTTACGCGCTATTCAGTGGATTGGCAGGGGTGTTTTTTCTCGGGAAAACGCCGCAAATCGCCAAGATTTTGCAATCAGGCGTCTTTATTGCGCTCATGAACGCATTAACGGTAACTGCATTTTACTTTTTAAGTAATGTTCCCATTGTTTTGGAAAGCTATGGCCTTGAAATCGGCTTTGCAGTGGGGTCCGGTTTTCTGGCAGCGGTTTTGACTTTGGGTTTTTTGCCTTTTTTTGAAACAGGGTTTAATATTCTCTCAAAAACGAAATTAATCGAGCTTTCGAATGCCAATCAGCCGTTGTTAAGAAAAATACTTTTGGAGGCGCCCGGTACTTACCATCACAGCGTCATGGTGGCCAACCTTTCGGAAGCGGCTTGCGAGGCGATTGGCACCAATGGTTTGCTTGCGCGTGTCGGTGCGTATTATCATGATCTTGGAAAAACGAAACGTCCGCAGTATTTTATTGAAAATCAAATGAAAATCGGCAATCCGCATGAACGCCTTTCACCGGATGTGAGTGCGCAGATTATTATTGATCACCCTTATGACGGTGCGCGAATGTTGGAAGCACACAATTTTCCAAAGCAAATTGTTGATTTCGCCAAAGAGCACCATGGGACGACGCTGCTGAAATATTTTTATCATAAGGCAAAAGAAAAAGACATGAAACCGGACGAAGCGGATTATCGTTACCCCGGTCCCAAAGCCCGGTTTAAGGAAAGCGCGGTGCTGGGGGTTGCGGATAGCGTGGAAGCGGCGGTCCGTTCCATGGATGCGCCGACAGGGGAGAAGATCGAGAAACTTGTCAATGATATCATTCGCGATCGGCTTATAGATGGGCAATTTGACGAATGTGACCTCACGATGAAAGAAATATCGATCGTCGCCAATACGATGTGCGAGACGTTGCGGGGAACGTTTCATTCTCGGATTGAATATCCCGAAAACAGCGAAGGTGAAAAGGAGAAATCAGCGAATGGCGATTCATATTGA
- the ybeY gene encoding rRNA maturation RNase YbeY: MAIHIDIADETATLPETQVALVTNVLQSTCERLGLPADTECSLLFVDAKTIQALNRDYRGKDDATDVLSFALNDDAEAMDTDPADHMLGDIVVCVEQARDQAGEYGHSMERELCFLAVHGLLHLLGYDHGTTAEEQEMFTLQEELLSAYGLERKT; the protein is encoded by the coding sequence ATGGCGATTCATATTGATATTGCGGATGAGACGGCGACACTTCCGGAAACGCAGGTGGCGCTTGTCACGAATGTATTACAATCAACGTGTGAACGTCTTGGATTGCCCGCGGACACAGAGTGTTCACTGCTGTTCGTGGATGCGAAAACGATTCAGGCATTAAATCGGGATTATCGAGGCAAAGATGATGCAACGGACGTGTTGTCTTTTGCGTTAAATGATGATGCAGAAGCAATGGATACGGATCCTGCAGACCATATGCTTGGAGATATCGTTGTTTGCGTCGAGCAGGCGCGTGATCAAGCGGGAGAATATGGCCATTCCATGGAGCGTGAACTTTGTTTTTTAGCTGTCCACGGCCTGCTCCATTTGCTCGGTTATGACCATGGGACGACCGCAGAGGAACAAGAGATGTTCACGTTGCAGGAGGAATTGTTGAGCGCTTATGGACTGGAAAGAAAAACCTAA
- a CDS encoding diacylglycerol kinase family protein: protein MDWKEKPKQKGIRRLFFSFFFASRGLWYVLKNEQNMVIHMAIASTILVLGFVFGVSLIEWAILLVVIGGVITFELVNTAIERVVDLVSEDYHPLAKIAKDVAATAVFVYSLIAVVVGIIIFYQPLLELFGIK, encoded by the coding sequence ATGGACTGGAAAGAAAAACCTAAACAAAAAGGGATTCGCCGCTTATTTTTTTCCTTTTTTTTCGCAAGCCGAGGCTTATGGTATGTGCTCAAAAATGAACAAAACATGGTCATTCATATGGCTATTGCGAGCACCATTCTTGTGCTCGGATTTGTTTTCGGAGTAAGTCTTATCGAATGGGCGATTCTCCTTGTCGTGATCGGTGGCGTGATTACGTTTGAACTGGTCAACACGGCGATTGAACGAGTCGTAGACTTGGTGAGCGAAGACTATCATCCACTTGCGAAAATCGCAAAGGATGTAGCCGCGACTGCTGTATTTGTATATAGTTTAATCGCGGTCGTCGTCGGTATTATTATTTTTTATCAACCGTTGCTTGAACTTTTTGGGATAAAATAA
- a CDS encoding cytidine deaminase, whose translation METLIQRAKEARGSAYAPYSAFPVGACAETDAGFFQGCNIENASYGLSNCGERTAIFNAVSAGAKRVKKIAVIADAKEPVSPCGACRQVMAEFMDPEAEVALANLKGDTKKMTVAELLPGAFEAGDMDE comes from the coding sequence ATGGAAACGTTAATTCAGCGGGCAAAAGAAGCAAGGGGTTCCGCGTATGCGCCGTATTCGGCCTTTCCGGTCGGTGCTTGCGCGGAAACCGATGCTGGTTTTTTCCAAGGATGCAATATCGAAAACGCTTCTTATGGCCTTTCGAATTGCGGAGAGCGGACCGCGATTTTCAACGCGGTTTCGGCAGGAGCGAAGCGGGTGAAAAAAATCGCGGTGATCGCGGATGCGAAGGAACCGGTGTCCCCGTGCGGCGCTTGCCGGCAAGTAATGGCGGAATTTATGGACCCCGAGGCGGAAGTCGCACTTGCGAATTTGAAAGGAGACACAAAAAAAATGACAGTTGCCGAGCTATTGCCGGGTGCATTTGAAGCGGGGGATATGGATGAGTGA
- the era gene encoding GTPase Era, protein MSEYRSGFAALIGRPNAGKSTFLNQVLGQKIAIMSDKPQTTRNKIQAVHTQTNGQVIFVDTPGVHKPKHQLGEYMVKTALDSLSEVDLVLFFIDASEPFGRGEQFILDALQKANTPVFLIMNKIDKIHPDHVLERIEEYRHYGTFAEIFPISALRDQNVGPLLEHIYKYLPEGPQYYPEEQITDHPERFIMAEFIREKVLGHTRDEIPHSIAVMIDEVQERENQKTYVQATIIVERKSQKGIIIGRNGSMLKTIGQEARKDIHGLLGTDVYLDLWVKVQKDWRNKSRFLREQGYSDKE, encoded by the coding sequence ATGAGTGAGTACCGTTCCGGGTTCGCGGCATTAATCGGACGGCCAAATGCGGGGAAATCAACGTTTTTAAATCAAGTATTGGGACAAAAGATCGCGATTATGAGTGACAAACCGCAAACGACGCGAAATAAAATTCAGGCGGTACATACGCAAACGAACGGCCAGGTCATTTTTGTGGATACGCCGGGCGTGCATAAACCGAAGCATCAACTCGGCGAGTATATGGTGAAAACGGCTCTCGATTCATTGTCGGAGGTGGACCTGGTTTTGTTTTTTATCGATGCTTCGGAACCTTTCGGACGGGGGGAGCAGTTTATTCTTGATGCTTTGCAAAAGGCGAACACGCCAGTGTTTTTGATCATGAACAAAATTGATAAAATTCATCCGGACCACGTATTGGAACGGATTGAAGAATACCGGCATTATGGGACCTTTGCGGAAATATTTCCGATTTCCGCGCTCCGTGACCAAAATGTGGGTCCGTTGTTGGAACATATTTATAAGTATTTGCCGGAAGGGCCGCAGTATTATCCGGAAGAGCAAATCACCGATCACCCGGAGCGCTTTATTATGGCGGAATTTATTCGCGAAAAGGTGTTGGGCCATACCCGTGATGAAATCCCCCATTCGATCGCAGTGATGATTGATGAAGTGCAAGAAAGGGAAAATCAAAAAACCTATGTGCAAGCTACGATCATTGTCGAACGAAAATCGCAAAAGGGAATTATTATCGGACGCAATGGTTCGATGTTGAAAACGATCGGACAGGAAGCGAGAAAAGATATCCACGGGCTTCTCGGTACCGATGTGTACCTTGACCTTTGGGTGAAAGTGCAAAAGGACTGGCGGAACAAAAGCCGCTTTCTCCGGGAACAAGGATATAGCGACAAAGAGTAG
- a CDS encoding YqzL family protein, which produces MLNYWKVFALTGDLDAYLMHKEYECTDEWMEPGEEEAASAKNDDEHT; this is translated from the coding sequence ATGTTAAATTATTGGAAAGTTTTTGCTCTGACCGGTGACCTCGATGCGTATTTAATGCATAAAGAATATGAGTGCACAGATGAATGGATGGAGCCTGGAGAAGAAGAAGCAGCTTCAGCGAAGAATGACGACGAACACACATGA